Proteins encoded in a region of the Devosia sp. RR2S18 genome:
- a CDS encoding FadR/GntR family transcriptional regulator, whose protein sequence is MSLSDTATLPTRRPKLADMVVGTLRKRISAGEYGAGTKLPTENQLTTIFGVSRTVIREAIAALAADGLVQSRQGAGVFVIANAAATFTSIGGESSNKISVALNVLEVRMGIEIESAGLAAVRRSASQEAAIQEAFNEFDRLLKLGTPTGRTDFAFHRAIAAATNNPFYIEVLDALGSRTIPCDVASPWGTESVLTYEYQAGLQREHLAILKAISAQDAGGAREAMRRHLSLSQDRYRARLHE, encoded by the coding sequence ATGAGCCTTTCCGACACCGCTACTCTGCCCACGCGCCGGCCTAAGCTCGCCGATATGGTGGTTGGTACGCTACGCAAGCGGATCAGCGCAGGGGAGTATGGTGCCGGAACCAAGCTGCCCACGGAAAACCAGCTCACCACGATCTTTGGCGTAAGCCGGACAGTGATCCGCGAGGCTATCGCCGCCTTGGCGGCGGATGGACTGGTGCAGTCGCGGCAGGGGGCGGGCGTATTCGTCATTGCCAATGCGGCCGCGACATTCACCTCCATTGGCGGAGAAAGCTCCAACAAGATCTCCGTGGCACTCAACGTTCTTGAAGTCCGCATGGGGATCGAGATCGAATCTGCTGGGTTGGCCGCGGTGCGGCGCAGCGCCAGTCAGGAAGCCGCGATCCAGGAGGCTTTTAACGAGTTCGATCGGCTCCTCAAGCTGGGCACGCCGACGGGGCGCACCGATTTTGCCTTCCATCGCGCCATAGCGGCCGCGACCAACAATCCCTTCTACATCGAGGTTCTTGATGCATTGGGGAGCCGGACCATTCCCTGCGACGTGGCGTCCCCCTGGGGCACCGAAAGCGTCCTCACCTACGAGTACCAGGCGGGGTTGCAGCGGGAGCACTTGGCCATCCTCAAGGCCATTTCCGCTCAGGATGCGGGCGGTGCGCGGGAGGCCATGCGGCGGCATCTGTCCTTGAGCCAGGACCGGTATCGGGCTCGCCTGCACGAATAG
- a CDS encoding trimeric intracellular cation channel family protein, protein MLNVIFFVAITAEAMTAALAAGRRKMDWFGVCLIACVTALGGGTTRDIFLDHYPLYWVGNPLILLLVCGAALFTIAIARVAYHLRWLFLLLDALGLVVFTIIGCNVAIEIGAHPLIVIVSGMVTGIVGGILRDVLCNDIPLVFRGELYATVSIVTAVIYFFGLTAGFHPDLVIPVAIAVGFPLRVLALVKKWQMPKFVYEKDL, encoded by the coding sequence ATGCTGAACGTGATCTTCTTCGTTGCAATCACTGCAGAAGCGATGACAGCAGCATTGGCGGCGGGTCGGCGCAAGATGGACTGGTTCGGCGTGTGCCTGATTGCCTGCGTAACCGCTCTAGGTGGTGGAACGACGCGAGACATTTTTCTCGACCACTATCCGCTCTACTGGGTGGGTAATCCCTTAATCCTTCTGCTGGTGTGTGGAGCGGCGCTCTTCACCATCGCCATTGCCCGCGTTGCCTATCATCTGCGCTGGCTGTTCCTCCTGCTCGACGCCCTTGGTCTGGTCGTCTTCACGATTATCGGCTGCAATGTGGCCATCGAGATCGGCGCCCATCCACTGATCGTGATTGTTTCAGGCATGGTCACCGGCATCGTGGGGGGTATCTTGCGGGATGTGCTGTGCAACGACATTCCACTGGTGTTCCGTGGGGAACTCTACGCCACGGTGTCAATCGTCACTGCCGTAATCTACTTCTTTGGGCTTACTGCAGGGTTTCATCCTGACCTCGTCATTCCGGTTGCTATTGCCGTGGGTTTCCCCCTGCGCGTGCTAGCACTCGTCAAGAAATGGCAGATGCCCAAGTTCGTCTATGAGAAGGATCTGTGA
- the kduD gene encoding 2-dehydro-3-deoxy-D-gluconate 5-dehydrogenase KduD, with amino-acid sequence MDLSAFSLEGKTVMVTGANTGIGQGIALSIGRAGGRVIGVGRSSMEDTAEKMKEAGATFVPISADLGSAGAAQAMFDDVWAAHGPIDGLVNNAGIIKRVDAVDFTEADWDSVMDINLKTMFFLCQSLGRKTMAEGRQAQIVNIASMLSFQGGIRVASYTASKSGVLGITRLLANEWSAKGVNVNAIAPGYIETNNTEALRADTDRSSAILGRIPAGRWGVPSDIGDAAVFLLSRAANYMHGAVIPVDGGWLAR; translated from the coding sequence ATGGATCTTTCGGCTTTCAGCCTCGAGGGCAAAACCGTGATGGTGACCGGTGCCAATACGGGCATCGGTCAAGGTATTGCGCTATCGATCGGTCGGGCAGGGGGGCGCGTCATCGGGGTCGGTCGGTCCAGCATGGAAGACACGGCCGAAAAGATGAAGGAGGCGGGCGCCACTTTCGTGCCGATCTCTGCCGATCTCGGCTCTGCAGGCGCTGCCCAGGCGATGTTCGACGATGTTTGGGCAGCGCATGGGCCGATCGATGGCCTGGTCAACAATGCCGGTATTATCAAGCGGGTGGATGCGGTCGACTTCACCGAAGCCGACTGGGATAGCGTGATGGACATCAATCTCAAAACGATGTTCTTCCTGTGCCAGTCGCTTGGTCGGAAGACCATGGCGGAGGGCCGGCAGGCGCAAATCGTCAATATCGCGTCGATGTTGAGCTTTCAGGGCGGCATTCGCGTCGCGAGCTACACCGCCTCCAAGAGCGGTGTCCTAGGGATCACCCGCCTCCTGGCCAATGAGTGGTCGGCGAAGGGCGTGAACGTCAACGCCATCGCTCCGGGCTATATCGAAACCAACAATACCGAAGCCCTACGCGCGGACACCGACCGTTCCAGTGCAATCCTGGGACGCATTCCTGCAGGCCGCTGGGGTGTTCCTTCCGACATCGGTGACGCGGCGGTGTTCCTGCTGTCCCGCGCCGCCAACTACATGCATGGCGCTGTCATCCCGGTGGATGGTGGCTGGTTAGCAAGGTGA
- a CDS encoding TRAP transporter small permease, with translation MRSGLRAASRVLGAVSTVALWLSGIGLVAMTMIVAYQVYMRYIANASPPWTEAGSIQIMSWFIFLGAAVGVRERFHMGFDVLLYVMPAAAKPWLRSISDIAIFGFGFGMVWYGGELALRGLSVRIPVLGLPQTFTYLPIVVSGVLICLFVLERMTFRLAGEPVDADIIEPTVTEA, from the coding sequence ATGAGAAGCGGGTTGCGCGCCGCAAGCCGTGTGCTGGGCGCTGTGTCCACTGTGGCGCTGTGGCTGTCGGGTATCGGTCTGGTCGCCATGACTATGATCGTGGCCTATCAGGTCTATATGCGCTACATCGCGAACGCCTCTCCTCCGTGGACGGAAGCCGGATCGATCCAGATCATGAGCTGGTTCATCTTTCTGGGTGCCGCTGTGGGCGTGCGCGAGCGGTTTCACATGGGGTTCGACGTTCTGCTTTACGTTATGCCCGCTGCAGCCAAGCCGTGGCTGCGCAGCATCAGCGATATTGCCATTTTCGGCTTCGGCTTTGGCATGGTTTGGTATGGCGGCGAACTCGCCCTCCGCGGTTTGAGCGTCCGCATCCCGGTATTAGGGCTGCCGCAGACCTTCACCTATCTTCCAATCGTCGTCTCAGGCGTCCTCATTTGCTTGTTCGTGCTTGAGCGCATGACCTTTCGGTTGGCAGGGGAGCCCGTAGACGCCGATATCATTGAACCGACTGTGACTGAGGCCTGA
- a CDS encoding cupin domain-containing protein yields the protein MTEQKLFAQAEETPWIELGPGNTRRVLIHTPELMQVEFGFEKGAVGALHSHPHIQVSYVAEGSFEVTIAGVTQVVGKGGSFIVPSGLEHGVVALEAGRLVDVFTPHRADFL from the coding sequence ATGACCGAACAGAAACTGTTTGCCCAGGCTGAAGAAACGCCGTGGATCGAACTGGGGCCGGGCAATACGCGGCGCGTGCTGATCCACACACCGGAACTCATGCAGGTGGAATTCGGGTTCGAAAAGGGTGCCGTCGGTGCCCTGCACTCCCATCCGCATATCCAGGTGAGCTATGTCGCCGAGGGCAGCTTTGAGGTGACCATCGCTGGCGTCACCCAGGTCGTCGGCAAGGGTGGTAGCTTTATCGTACCTAGTGGCCTCGAACACGGTGTCGTGGCACTGGAGGCGGGCCGTCTGGTGGACGTGTTCACCCCCCATCGGGCGGACTTTCTCTAG
- a CDS encoding TRAP transporter large permease: MEYWILFGVFGVLMVVGTPIAFSLGIASFATIVYLGRPPIVVFQQLNSGVSAFTLMAIPFFIFAGDLMMRGGIAARIIAFAGALIGHVRGGLGQVNVVASVLFGGISGSAVAEAAAVGGIMIPQMKERGYGADYAVNVTSMSALIALLLPPSHNMIIYSLSGGGRISIADLFTAGIIPGLLLAVALMITAYVVARQRGYPTEPFPGFARAFQYFLVSIPGLMLIAIIFGGVRSGIFTATESSCIAVLYAFLVTLLVYRTMSWSNFVHCVNGAVRTTAMVLFIIGAAASFGWLMAYLRVAPMLTEAVGQLTSDPLMVLLLINVLLLLLGTFMDMGPLIIITTPIFLPMVSSFGVDPVHFGVIMILNLGIGLNTPPLGPVQFVAAAVGKISIWTAMRSVWPFYIAGLIVLGLVTYIPALSLWLPALFRG; the protein is encoded by the coding sequence ATGGAATACTGGATTCTCTTCGGCGTTTTCGGCGTGCTCATGGTGGTTGGTACCCCCATCGCTTTCTCGCTTGGGATCGCCAGCTTCGCCACCATCGTCTATCTCGGTCGCCCACCCATTGTGGTGTTTCAGCAGCTCAATTCGGGCGTCTCCGCATTCACGCTAATGGCGATCCCCTTCTTCATCTTTGCCGGTGACCTGATGATGCGCGGCGGCATCGCTGCCCGGATCATTGCCTTTGCCGGGGCGCTCATCGGGCATGTTCGCGGCGGCCTGGGGCAGGTCAACGTGGTTGCCTCCGTGTTGTTCGGCGGCATTTCTGGTTCGGCAGTCGCCGAGGCTGCAGCCGTTGGCGGCATCATGATCCCGCAAATGAAAGAGCGCGGTTACGGCGCCGATTACGCGGTCAACGTGACCTCCATGTCGGCCCTGATCGCGTTGTTGCTGCCGCCCAGCCACAACATGATCATCTATTCGCTTTCGGGCGGCGGGCGCATTTCCATCGCCGATCTCTTTACGGCCGGCATTATCCCGGGGCTGCTGCTGGCGGTGGCCCTGATGATCACCGCATACGTCGTAGCCCGCCAGCGTGGCTATCCCACGGAGCCGTTCCCAGGCTTTGCCAGAGCGTTCCAGTATTTTCTGGTGTCCATTCCAGGGCTGATGCTGATCGCCATCATCTTTGGCGGCGTGCGTTCGGGTATCTTCACAGCCACCGAGAGCTCGTGCATCGCGGTGCTCTACGCCTTCCTCGTCACGCTTCTGGTTTATCGGACTATGAGCTGGTCCAACTTCGTCCATTGCGTCAACGGGGCCGTGCGGACGACCGCCATGGTGCTGTTCATCATCGGCGCAGCTGCGTCCTTTGGCTGGCTGATGGCTTATCTGCGCGTCGCACCGATGCTGACTGAGGCGGTCGGTCAATTGACTAGCGATCCACTGATGGTCCTGTTGCTGATCAATGTCCTGCTGCTGCTGCTCGGCACCTTCATGGACATGGGGCCGCTGATCATCATCACCACGCCGATCTTCCTGCCAATGGTCTCGTCCTTCGGCGTCGATCCTGTGCATTTCGGCGTCATCATGATCCTCAACCTGGGCATCGGGCTCAATACGCCACCATTGGGACCAGTGCAGTTCGTGGCCGCGGCTGTCGGCAAGATCTCGATCTGGACGGCCATGCGTAGCGTCTGGCCGTTCTATATCGCAGGTCTCATCGTGCTTGGACTGGTGACCTACATTCCTGCGCTCTCCCTATGGCTGCCAGCATTGTTCCGGGGATAG
- a CDS encoding two-component system response regulator produces MRPLATFRHIVGQLVDSGQKREHATSETTVQGNPGADSGGTRPRLLIVDDDRQFLEIAERLFSGEDYLPICTDAPRSAMQIARTVQPVAIFLDILMPDFDGWDVLAALKADPVTAGIPVFMTSVLSERRRAMAAGAEGIVLKPLDPAKVKAAMLEAHAAQCSSIARAVNA; encoded by the coding sequence TTGAGACCTTTGGCGACATTCCGGCATATCGTAGGCCAACTGGTCGACAGCGGTCAAAAACGAGAGCACGCCACCTCGGAAACGACGGTGCAAGGCAATCCCGGTGCAGATTCCGGAGGGACGCGGCCCCGGCTGCTGATCGTGGATGACGACCGGCAGTTTCTGGAAATTGCCGAGCGGCTTTTTTCCGGAGAAGATTACCTGCCAATCTGCACGGATGCACCGCGATCCGCCATGCAGATTGCCCGGACGGTTCAGCCCGTGGCGATATTCCTCGATATCCTGATGCCCGACTTCGACGGGTGGGATGTTTTGGCAGCGCTTAAGGCGGATCCGGTGACAGCCGGCATTCCCGTGTTCATGACGTCCGTCCTTTCCGAACGCCGGAGGGCAATGGCTGCGGGTGCAGAGGGGATTGTCCTCAAACCGCTTGATCCCGCCAAAGTCAAAGCGGCTATGCTGGAGGCTCATGCAGCCCAGTGCTCCAGCATAGCTAGGGCAGTAAACGCCTAG
- the uxuA gene encoding mannonate dehydratase: MRQTWRWFGPHDLTSIDDITQVGAQGVVSALHHIANGVVWSPEEIAKRHQEIQTRKDGSPSGLTWDVVESLPVSEDIKKQKNDWRQHIENYKVSMKNLADSGMEVICYNFMPVLDWTRTDLRWTVGNGASCMRFDIADFAAFDIHVLERPGAGADYTNAIADAAAERFAGMDDATKKQLARNVTMGLPGSTESMTLEDVRAHLAEYGAISRERLRANFVDFLEAVMPTAEDLGLRLCCHPDDPPFALLGLPRVMSTEEDYRYILGAVDSPANGMTLCSGSLGARPDNDLPGMMERLGDRVHFLHLRNVKRDTADVVGSFYESEHLGGDVDMVKLIAAIVREERRRRDAGRADHTIPMRPDHGQDILDDLNRRSQPGYPTIGRMKGLAELRGVMTAFEHAELGLAALAR; this comes from the coding sequence GTGCGACAGACTTGGCGGTGGTTCGGCCCACATGACCTGACCAGCATCGATGACATCACGCAAGTTGGGGCACAGGGTGTGGTCAGCGCCCTTCACCACATTGCCAATGGCGTCGTCTGGTCTCCCGAGGAGATCGCCAAACGGCACCAGGAGATCCAGACGCGCAAGGACGGTTCACCCTCCGGTCTTACCTGGGATGTGGTGGAAAGCCTGCCGGTCAGCGAGGACATCAAGAAGCAGAAGAACGACTGGCGCCAGCATATCGAGAACTACAAAGTCTCGATGAAGAACCTCGCCGACAGCGGTATGGAGGTTATCTGCTACAACTTCATGCCGGTGCTGGACTGGACGCGGACGGATCTGCGCTGGACAGTGGGCAACGGCGCCTCCTGCATGCGCTTCGATATTGCGGACTTCGCAGCCTTCGACATCCACGTACTGGAGCGACCTGGCGCTGGCGCCGACTATACCAATGCCATCGCAGATGCCGCTGCCGAGCGGTTTGCAGGTATGGACGATGCTACTAAGAAGCAACTGGCCCGGAACGTAACCATGGGCCTGCCGGGATCGACCGAGTCCATGACCCTTGAAGATGTTCGCGCCCATCTCGCGGAGTATGGCGCAATCAGCCGCGAGCGGCTGCGGGCGAACTTTGTCGATTTTCTCGAGGCGGTGATGCCGACCGCTGAGGATCTCGGCCTGCGGCTTTGCTGCCATCCCGATGATCCGCCGTTCGCTCTTCTGGGATTGCCCCGCGTGATGTCCACGGAGGAGGACTATCGGTATATTCTGGGCGCAGTCGATAGCCCAGCCAACGGCATGACGCTGTGCTCAGGTTCCCTTGGCGCGCGGCCGGACAATGATTTGCCTGGCATGATGGAGCGGCTGGGAGATCGAGTGCATTTCCTACACTTGCGCAATGTGAAGCGCGATACGGCCGACGTAGTGGGCTCCTTCTATGAGAGCGAGCATCTCGGCGGTGATGTGGACATGGTGAAGCTGATCGCCGCCATTGTGCGCGAGGAGCGGCGGCGCCGCGACGCCGGTCGCGCCGACCACACGATCCCTATGCGTCCCGACCACGGGCAAGACATTCTCGATGATCTCAACCGGCGCTCGCAGCCAGGTTATCCAACCATCGGGCGCATGAAGGGCCTCGCCGAATTGCGCGGTGTGATGACAGCTTTTGAGCATGCCGAACTGGGTCTTGCGGCGCTAGCTCGATAG
- a CDS encoding DUF4326 domain-containing protein: MRPQRIVLSRRSGFDLQAMSRGLNGLPAQSVARPGPWGNPFSIDAVAAELSVNRAEAQAQAVARHRSWITGTLMTELAPPSREKIKADLGGKNLACWCPQGTPCHVETLLELAND, translated from the coding sequence ATGCGGCCTCAGCGCATAGTTCTCTCGCGACGTTCCGGTTTTGACCTGCAGGCGATGTCACGGGGCTTGAACGGACTGCCGGCGCAGTCGGTGGCGCGTCCCGGCCCCTGGGGCAACCCCTTCTCGATCGATGCAGTCGCCGCCGAACTGAGCGTCAACAGGGCGGAGGCTCAAGCGCAGGCCGTGGCGCGGCACAGAAGCTGGATCACGGGAACGCTGATGACCGAACTGGCTCCGCCCAGTCGAGAGAAGATAAAGGCGGATCTCGGTGGCAAGAACCTTGCCTGCTGGTGCCCTCAAGGTACGCCTTGCCACGTCGAGACGTTACTCGAACTGGCCAACGACTAA
- a CDS encoding succinylglutamate desuccinylase/aspartoacylase family protein has translation MTFQLHSKTLAGDAPGSSTDLFWYTAGPEDAPVKVHMQAALHADEQPGTMALHHLLPMLRDFEEAGKSNARFTVFPSVNPLGLANRSLRHHIGRYDVETGINYNRRWPDLYDAVAESIADQLIDDVTSNLATIRAAIGQWIDAQQPNSALQELRLFVLRSAAVSDIVLDLHCDDESLKHIFTSPELMPGLQDLADWMGVAATLTAEDSGGGSFDEVLPSLFRKVRQAHPDRPLPPSPETATLEYRGRADSFDTLGREDAAALVGFFVGRGLIATDPRPKPKPAPAPNSLEATEVLRVDRPGLLAYRVELGERVSKGQPVADLIAMDGPQAFIERHPILAGTDGFILSRATAKFVKRGTGIAKIVGTEVLPSRAGAYLLED, from the coding sequence ATGACCTTCCAACTCCACAGCAAGACGCTGGCCGGTGATGCGCCAGGCAGTTCGACCGATCTCTTTTGGTACACAGCCGGCCCAGAGGACGCGCCGGTAAAGGTGCATATGCAGGCGGCGCTCCACGCCGACGAGCAGCCAGGGACAATGGCCCTGCACCACCTCCTGCCAATGCTGCGCGACTTCGAAGAGGCTGGGAAGTCGAACGCCCGCTTCACGGTCTTCCCATCAGTCAATCCCCTTGGCCTGGCCAACCGATCGCTGCGCCACCACATCGGCCGCTATGACGTCGAAACCGGCATCAACTACAACCGCCGCTGGCCGGACCTTTACGATGCTGTGGCGGAGAGCATCGCCGACCAGTTGATAGATGACGTAACCTCGAACCTCGCCACCATTCGTGCTGCAATCGGGCAGTGGATCGATGCCCAGCAGCCCAATTCTGCGCTGCAGGAACTGAGGCTGTTCGTCCTCAGGTCCGCAGCAGTATCGGACATCGTGCTCGATCTTCATTGCGACGACGAGAGCCTCAAGCACATCTTCACCTCGCCCGAACTTATGCCGGGGCTGCAGGACCTCGCCGACTGGATGGGCGTAGCGGCAACCCTGACCGCCGAGGACAGCGGGGGTGGCTCGTTCGATGAAGTCTTGCCGAGTCTTTTCCGCAAGGTGAGGCAAGCCCATCCTGACCGTCCGCTGCCGCCGAGCCCCGAAACCGCAACGCTGGAATATCGTGGGCGTGCCGATAGTTTCGACACGCTCGGTCGTGAAGACGCCGCGGCTCTCGTGGGTTTTTTTGTAGGACGCGGCCTCATCGCTACCGACCCCCGACCAAAGCCGAAACCCGCTCCGGCGCCAAACTCACTTGAAGCTACTGAAGTCTTGCGCGTCGACCGCCCAGGGCTACTCGCCTATCGCGTTGAACTAGGCGAGCGCGTATCCAAGGGGCAACCCGTAGCCGATCTCATTGCCATGGATGGTCCGCAAGCATTCATCGAACGGCACCCGATCCTTGCCGGAACCGATGGATTCATCCTGTCGCGGGCAACGGCCAAGTTCGTGAAGCGCGGCACTGGGATCGCCAAGATCGTGGGAACTGAAGTTCTGCCCTCTAGGGCCGGAGCCTATCTTCTCGAAGACTAA
- the kduI gene encoding 5-dehydro-4-deoxy-D-glucuronate isomerase yields MSTDFEIRFAIDPVTTATMNTEELREHFLIESLFVPDTVNWTYTHYDRMAVGAAVPTESALSLDAIKPTGTASFLERRELIAANVGGPGTITVDGTEHKLEQRDMLYVGMGATDVQFASDSADKPAKFYLISAPAHTTYPTTLVRQGDANRLDLGSQETANERSIFQYVHPKGIKTCQLVMGLTSFAPGSVWNTMPAHYHDRRMEAYLYFDLQPDAFVVHLMGEPDETRHLIVRNEEAVLSPPWSIHSGAGTGSYTFIWAMAGDNVDYTDVEKVAMEDLR; encoded by the coding sequence ATGAGCACCGATTTCGAGATTCGCTTTGCCATCGACCCGGTCACCACGGCAACGATGAACACCGAGGAGCTGCGCGAGCACTTTCTGATCGAATCCTTGTTCGTGCCTGATACCGTGAACTGGACCTATACTCATTACGACCGCATGGCCGTTGGCGCGGCGGTGCCGACCGAGAGTGCGCTGTCGCTCGATGCCATCAAGCCAACCGGAACGGCGAGCTTCCTGGAGCGTCGCGAACTGATTGCTGCCAATGTGGGCGGCCCAGGTACCATCACCGTGGATGGGACTGAGCACAAACTCGAGCAGCGCGACATGCTCTATGTCGGCATGGGCGCAACTGACGTGCAGTTTGCGTCCGATAGTGCCGATAAACCTGCCAAGTTCTATCTCATCAGTGCACCGGCCCACACGACCTACCCGACCACTCTCGTGCGCCAGGGAGATGCGAACCGGTTGGATTTGGGCAGCCAGGAAACAGCCAACGAACGCTCGATCTTCCAGTATGTGCACCCCAAAGGCATCAAGACCTGCCAGCTCGTGATGGGCTTGACGAGCTTTGCTCCGGGTTCGGTCTGGAACACCATGCCAGCGCACTATCATGACCGCCGCATGGAGGCTTACCTCTATTTTGACCTGCAGCCCGATGCCTTTGTGGTGCACCTTATGGGCGAGCCCGACGAAACCCGGCACCTAATCGTGCGCAACGAGGAAGCGGTACTTTCCCCGCCCTGGTCGATTCACTCGGGCGCGGGCACAGGTTCCTACACCTTCATCTGGGCCATGGCCGGCGACAATGTCGACTATACCGATGTCGAGAAGGTGGCCATGGAAGATCTCCGCTGA
- a CDS encoding TRAP transporter substrate-binding protein: MFHLPKLAATSLVAATLMVSTVSAQTVLRSSDTHPDGYPTVEAVERFGELLEEKTDGRYTVEVFHSAQLGQEADTIEQTQFGVIDLNRISIGAFGTQVPEATVTQLPFIFRSTEHFHNVLDGPVGEEILAAFDAVDVVALAFYDGGARSFYNSQKPIETPADMEGLKIRVMQSDIFVDMVGALGGNATPMPYGEVYSGIQTGVIDGAENNYPSYDTAGHAEVAKYYSLDEHLMVPEVLVVSKVLWDGLSPEDQAAFREAAEESVAYQRELWAAQEEESRAAVEALGATINEVDKQPFIDAMAPVYEKYVTDPALQDLVARIQATEG; the protein is encoded by the coding sequence ATGTTTCATCTGCCTAAATTGGCAGCGACTTCGCTCGTCGCTGCAACTCTGATGGTGTCGACCGTCAGCGCCCAGACCGTGCTGCGTTCGTCCGATACTCACCCCGATGGGTACCCCACCGTTGAAGCCGTGGAGCGCTTCGGCGAACTGCTCGAGGAAAAGACTGACGGCCGCTATACGGTTGAAGTCTTTCACTCTGCTCAGCTGGGCCAGGAAGCCGATACGATCGAACAGACCCAGTTCGGCGTGATCGATCTCAACCGCATTTCCATCGGCGCATTCGGCACCCAGGTGCCTGAAGCAACTGTGACGCAATTGCCGTTCATCTTCCGCTCGACCGAGCATTTCCACAATGTGCTTGATGGCCCGGTCGGCGAAGAGATCCTGGCTGCTTTCGATGCCGTGGATGTCGTGGCGCTTGCCTTCTACGATGGCGGTGCCCGCTCTTTTTACAACAGCCAGAAGCCTATCGAGACACCGGCCGACATGGAGGGTCTCAAGATCCGCGTCATGCAGTCCGACATCTTCGTGGACATGGTTGGTGCGCTGGGCGGCAATGCCACACCGATGCCTTATGGTGAAGTCTACTCAGGCATCCAGACCGGCGTTATCGATGGCGCGGAAAACAACTATCCGAGCTACGACACTGCCGGGCACGCCGAAGTTGCCAAGTACTACTCGCTCGACGAGCACCTGATGGTGCCCGAAGTTCTGGTGGTCTCCAAGGTGCTCTGGGATGGTCTGAGCCCTGAAGATCAGGCAGCGTTCCGCGAAGCTGCTGAAGAGTCCGTTGCTTACCAGCGTGAGCTCTGGGCCGCACAGGAAGAAGAATCCCGCGCAGCGGTCGAGGCGCTTGGTGCGACGATCAACGAAGTCGACAAGCAGCCGTTCATCGACGCCATGGCGCCGGTCTACGAAAAGTATGTCACCGATCCGGCTCTGCAGGATCTGGTCGCGCGCATCCAGGCCACCGAAGGCTGA